The Candidatus Lernaella stagnicola sequence GTATCTTCATCCCTGAGTCCGCCAAGAAAAAACCCGCCCAGGGTGAGGTTATCGCAGTCGGCGACGGCAAGGTGATGGAAGATGGCACGAAACAGGGCATGAACGTCAAGATCGGCGACAAAGTCCTGTTCAGCACCTATGCGGGCACCGAAGTCAAACTCGACGGCGAAGAATATTTGATTATGCGTGAGGAAGAAATCCTCGGCATCATCGAGAAATAACACTTTCCCTTTGGGATTCACGAATTACACGGGAGTAGAAAATGGCGAAAGATATCCTCTACGGTCTGGAAGCGCGGACGAAGATCCTCGCGGGTGTTGACAAATTAGCCAACGCCGTGAAGGTCACGCTCGGCCCCAAAGGCCGCCATGCGATCCTTGAGAAATCCTTTGGCGCGCCGACCGTGACCAAGGACGGCGTAACCGTTGCCAAGGAAATTGACCTGGAAGACCGGTTCGAAAACATGGGCGCGCAAATGGTGCGCGAAGTCGCGTCGAAAACCTCGGACGTGGCCGGTGACGGCACGACGACGGCGACGATCCTCGCCCAG is a genomic window containing:
- the groES gene encoding co-chaperone GroES; the protein is MNLKPLHDRVVLKRLEEEDKTKGGIFIPESAKKKPAQGEVIAVGDGKVMEDGTKQGMNVKIGDKVLFSTYAGTEVKLDGEEYLIMREEEILGIIEK